In one Canis lupus dingo isolate Sandy chromosome 16, ASM325472v2, whole genome shotgun sequence genomic region, the following are encoded:
- the LOC112651029 gene encoding olfactory receptor 2A12: MGSNQTWITEVILLGFQVDPKLEIFLFGFFLLFYSLTLMGNGLILGLIWLDSRLHTPMYFFLSNLAIVDMSYASSIVPKMLASLIMQKKTISFVPCILQTFLYLALAVTECMSLVVMSYDRYVAICHPLHYTVVMSWRVCIILSATCWMFSFLLALVHITLILKLPFCGPQKINHFFCQIMSVFKLACADTRLNQIVLFAGSVFVLVAPLCLVLVSYIHILLAILRIQSGEGCRKAFSTCSSHLCVVGLFFGSAIVMYMAPKSSPSQEQRKILSLFYSLFNPMLNPLIYSLRNTEVKSALRRFLGKKSSA, encoded by the coding sequence ATGGGAAGCAATCAGACATGGATCACAGAAGTCATCCTGCTGGGATTCCAGGTTGATCCCAAACTTGAAATATTCCTCTTTGGGTTCTTCTTGCTATTCTATAGCCTTACCTTGATGGGGAACGGGCTCATCCTGGGGCTCATCTGGCTGGACTCCAGACTGCACacgcccatgtacttcttcctctcaAACCTGGCCATTGTTGACATGTCCTATGCCTCAAGCATTGTCCCTAAGATGCTGGCAAGTCTTATAATGCAGAAGAAAACCATCTCCTTTGTTCCATGCATACTTCAGACATTTTTGTATTTGGCACTTGCTGTCACAGAGTGTATGAGTTTGGTGGTCATGTCCTATGATCGGTATGTGGCCATCTGCCATCCCCTACATTACACTGTCGTCATGAGCTGGAGAGTGTGCATTATCTTGTCTGCCACTTGCTGGATGTTCAGCTTTCTCTTGGCTCTGGTCCACATTACTCTCATTCTTAAGTTGCCCTTTTGTGGACCACAAAAAATCAACCACTTTTTCTGTCAAATCATGTCGGTATTTAAATTGGCCTGTGCTGACACTAGACTCAACCAAATTGTTCTCTTTGCCGGCTCTGTGTTTGTTTTAGTCGCACCCCTCTGCTTGGTGCTGGTATCCTATATTCATATCCTGTTGGCCATCTTGAGGATCCAGTCTGGGGAGGGTTGCAGAAaggccttctccacctgctcctcccacctctgTGTGGTGGGGCTCTTCTTTGGCAGTGCTATTGTTATGTACATGGCCCCTAAATCTAGCCCTTCTCAAGAACAAAGAAagattttatcattgttttatagcCTTTTCAATCCTATGCTAAACCCACTGATCTACAGCCTGAGGAACACTGAGGTGAAGAGTGCCCTGAGGAGATTTCTAGGGAAGAAGTCATCAGCATGA